One genomic segment of Profundibacter amoris includes these proteins:
- a CDS encoding GcvT family protein — MADHSVKHLIIGGGIIGCSIAYHLAKRGEKGVILLEKAALTEGATWHAAGLVGQLRSSRNTTRMLQRSVAMYDGLQAETGLASDWKKVGSLRLAASRDRMQEARRLATMARSFGLEMNIITPDEAKALFPYIDTTGLEGAAFIPSDGHVDPAGLCQSIAAGARLHGATLKQGVKVLDFTVVKGRVSGVITTDGTYEAETVTLASGMWSRELGAKLGLHIPACAVEHQYIVTEPIPDFPDDLPTLRDPDRLVYYKPDAGGRLVIGGYEDDTLPFGDRGIPGDFVRQLLPDNLDRFAPLAEMAAQVTPVVNEVGIRQVINGPIPYSADGDFVMGPVPDFSNLMLATGFLYGIAAGGGAGEMIAEWLIDGRPSLDLWPLDNRRFGPHHGARAFMYPRAVEHYAHHYKMRYPGAEAETARRLRLSPLYQRLKEKGAVYGSKNGWERPLWFAPEGVAPVDQLDFLHPGWKNYAAEEQHAVRNGVALCDQSSFAKFELVGTGALKALQRLAVSNMDKPVGSVIYTQLCNERGGIEADLTITRLAENHFYIVTGAGFGVHDSDWIRQHLPTDGTATLIEVTSARAVINIMGPKARDVLAAASESDVSNGAFPFATTRDIIVGAAPVRAIRIGYVGELGWELHVPTEYALHVYDRLCEHGAAHGIRDIGYRAIDGLRMEKGYLYWSADITPDYTPIEAGLGFRVHLKSKGDFIGRKVLEKQKLNGVQQRLCCFTSDVDLPLFGGETILHNGKVVSLVSSAAFGATVGKSIMLGYLPVALCDKSAFSLEVFGEQHAIICMNSPLYDAESKRLKS, encoded by the coding sequence ATGGCGGATCATTCAGTAAAACACCTGATCATTGGCGGCGGGATCATCGGCTGCTCGATCGCCTATCATTTGGCCAAACGCGGCGAAAAGGGCGTTATTTTGCTGGAAAAAGCCGCGTTGACCGAAGGGGCGACGTGGCATGCGGCGGGGTTGGTGGGGCAATTGCGATCCTCGCGCAATACCACGCGGATGCTGCAACGCTCGGTCGCGATGTATGACGGGTTGCAGGCGGAAACAGGGCTGGCGAGCGACTGGAAAAAGGTGGGCAGCTTGCGGCTGGCGGCGTCCAGGGACCGGATGCAGGAGGCGCGCAGATTAGCCACGATGGCGCGCAGTTTCGGTCTGGAAATGAACATCATCACCCCGGACGAGGCCAAGGCGTTGTTCCCCTATATCGACACTACGGGGCTGGAGGGGGCCGCGTTCATTCCCTCTGACGGCCACGTTGATCCGGCGGGCCTGTGCCAGTCAATCGCGGCGGGTGCGCGGCTGCACGGGGCCACATTAAAACAGGGTGTAAAGGTGCTGGATTTCACGGTTGTGAAGGGCCGCGTGAGCGGGGTGATCACCACGGACGGCACATACGAGGCCGAAACAGTCACCCTTGCATCCGGCATGTGGAGCCGCGAGTTGGGCGCAAAACTGGGTCTACATATTCCGGCCTGCGCGGTCGAGCACCAGTATATCGTCACCGAACCAATCCCCGATTTCCCCGATGACCTGCCCACCCTGCGCGATCCTGACCGGCTGGTTTACTACAAACCCGACGCGGGCGGGCGGCTGGTGATTGGCGGTTACGAGGACGACACCCTGCCCTTTGGTGATCGTGGCATCCCCGGCGATTTCGTGCGCCAGTTGCTGCCCGACAATCTGGACCGTTTCGCGCCGCTGGCCGAAATGGCGGCGCAGGTCACGCCGGTGGTGAACGAGGTCGGCATCCGTCAGGTGATCAACGGCCCGATCCCCTATTCGGCGGATGGGGATTTCGTGATGGGGCCGGTGCCGGACTTCAGCAATCTGATGCTGGCCACCGGTTTCCTGTATGGCATTGCTGCAGGTGGCGGGGCTGGCGAAATGATTGCCGAATGGCTGATCGATGGTCGCCCCTCGCTGGATCTGTGGCCGCTGGACAACCGCCGTTTTGGCCCGCACCACGGGGCGCGGGCGTTTATGTATCCCCGCGCGGTTGAACATTACGCGCATCACTACAAGATGCGCTATCCGGGGGCCGAGGCTGAAACCGCGCGGCGATTGCGCCTGTCGCCGCTGTATCAGCGGCTAAAGGAAAAGGGCGCGGTTTACGGCAGCAAAAACGGCTGGGAACGCCCGCTGTGGTTTGCGCCAGAGGGGGTTGCGCCTGTGGACCAGCTGGATTTCCTGCATCCGGGCTGGAAGAATTACGCGGCAGAAGAACAACACGCGGTGCGAAATGGTGTGGCGCTGTGTGACCAGAGCAGTTTTGCCAAATTCGAACTGGTTGGCACGGGGGCGTTGAAGGCACTGCAGCGGCTGGCGGTTTCCAACATGGACAAGCCGGTTGGCAGCGTGATCTATACCCAGCTGTGTAACGAGCGCGGCGGGATCGAGGCCGATCTGACTATCACCCGACTGGCGGAAAACCATTTCTATATTGTAACCGGTGCCGGTTTTGGCGTGCATGACAGCGACTGGATCAGACAGCACTTGCCCACGGATGGCACAGCCACATTGATCGAAGTCACCTCGGCCCGCGCGGTGATCAACATCATGGGGCCAAAGGCGCGCGATGTGCTGGCAGCGGCAAGCGAAAGTGACGTATCAAACGGGGCCTTCCCCTTTGCCACCACCCGCGACATTATCGTTGGCGCGGCCCCCGTTCGGGCGATCCGCATCGGCTATGTCGGCGAGTTGGGGTGGGAGTTGCATGTGCCTACGGAATACGCCCTGCATGTCTATGACCGTTTGTGCGAACATGGCGCGGCGCACGGTATCCGCGACATCGGCTATCGGGCGATTGACGGGCTGCGGATGGAGAAGGGATACCTTTACTGGAGCGCGGACATCACGCCGGATTATACGCCGATCGAGGCTGGCCTGGGCTTTCGCGTACATCTGAAATCCAAGGGGGATTTCATCGGCCGCAAGGTGCTGGAAAAGCAAAAACTGAACGGGGTGCAACAGCGATTGTGCTGCTTTACTTCGGACGTTGACCTGCCGCTGTTCGGAGGCGAAACGATCCTGCATAATGGCAAGGTGGTGTCGCTGGTTTCCAGTGCCGCGTTCGGGGCAACGGTGGGCAAAAGCATAATGCTCGGTTATTTGCCCGTGGCCTTGTGCGAC
- a CDS encoding inositol monophosphatase family protein, with product MQHYLKAILDITDTAEDIPKRYFRQTLDIIHKGDDSPVTVADQTCERMIRDALAQLFPDHSILGEEFGFEDKGSDLLWIIDPIDGTRSFISGMPLYSMLIALLQDGVPKLGVVRMPELGEVFTGSADGATVNGAAISTSNVTALKDAFVYINEGNKIALDAPDLFRRLCQSGREQRLSYDGYPHMLVAMGHADACIDYDLQPYDYLPLVPVIEGAGGVITDWAGAPLTLQSDGRVVAAATKALHREMLDLLGG from the coding sequence ATGCAGCACTACCTAAAGGCCATTCTGGACATCACGGACACCGCCGAAGACATCCCGAAACGCTATTTCCGCCAGACGCTGGACATCATCCACAAGGGCGACGACAGCCCGGTGACGGTGGCCGACCAGACCTGCGAGCGGATGATCCGAGATGCGTTGGCGCAGCTTTTCCCCGATCATTCGATATTGGGCGAGGAATTCGGATTTGAGGACAAGGGCAGTGATCTGTTGTGGATCATTGATCCGATTGACGGCACCCGCAGTTTCATTTCGGGGATGCCGCTTTACAGTATGCTGATTGCCCTGTTGCAGGATGGGGTGCCGAAACTGGGCGTTGTGCGGATGCCCGAACTGGGCGAGGTGTTTACCGGCAGCGCGGACGGGGCGACGGTGAATGGTGCGGCGATTTCCACATCAAATGTCACCGCGCTGAAAGACGCCTTTGTCTATATCAACGAGGGCAACAAGATCGCGCTGGATGCGCCGGACCTGTTCCGGCGCCTGTGCCAGTCGGGACGTGAACAGCGGCTAAGTTATGATGGCTATCCTCATATGCTGGTGGCGATGGGCCATGCGGACGCCTGCATCGATTACGATCTGCAACCCTATGATTACCTGCCGCTGGTGCCGGTGATCGAGGGCGCAGGGGGCGTGATCACCGACTGGGCCGGCGCACCGCTAACCTTGCAATCGGACGGGCGCGTTGTGGCGGCGGCGACCAAGGCGTTGCATCGCGAGATGCTGGACCTGTTAGGGGGGTAA
- a CDS encoding DeoR/GlpR family DNA-binding transcription regulator, with translation MPNTATRSNHREQEILKELRLAGGSCRVGYLAERLGVSDETVRRNIKALQEKSQVRKVHGGVLLAEDLTLTEQPFQARMDENAEAKRQIAGKLAQIIEDGDSLFLDIGSTSAYAARALNNHRNLYVVTNSLTVASTLAARNGNRVFFAGGELRGHDGGAFGQDAIGFIRRFNVQYAVFSSGAINCEVGVMLHDINEADLLAQAMPRAQTRILLADSSKFGIRAPIAINDAASIDILITETTPPDAVIDMLGENETSLVIAGHEKEH, from the coding sequence ATGCCCAATACCGCCACCCGTTCAAACCACCGCGAACAGGAAATCCTGAAGGAACTGCGCCTTGCGGGCGGGTCGTGCCGTGTGGGGTATCTGGCGGAACGGCTGGGGGTGTCGGACGAAACAGTCCGGCGCAATATCAAGGCGTTGCAGGAAAAATCCCAAGTGCGCAAAGTGCATGGCGGCGTGCTGTTGGCCGAAGACCTGACCCTGACCGAGCAACCCTTTCAGGCCCGCATGGATGAAAATGCCGAGGCCAAGCGGCAAATCGCGGGCAAACTGGCGCAGATCATCGAGGACGGGGATTCGCTGTTTCTGGATATCGGCTCGACCTCGGCCTATGCCGCACGCGCGCTGAACAACCACCGCAATCTGTATGTCGTCACCAATTCGCTGACCGTCGCCAGCACGCTGGCTGCCCGTAACGGCAATCGCGTGTTTTTCGCAGGGGGGGAATTGCGTGGCCATGACGGTGGGGCGTTCGGACAGGATGCCATCGGGTTTATCCGCCGCTTCAACGTGCAATATGCGGTGTTTTCGTCTGGCGCGATCAACTGCGAGGTGGGCGTGATGCTGCACGACATAAACGAGGCCGACCTGCTGGCCCAGGCCATGCCCCGCGCCCAGACCCGTATCCTGCTGGCCGACAGTTCCAAATTCGGCATCCGCGCGCCGATTGCCATCAATGACGCGGCCAGCATCGACATTCTGATCACCGAAACCACCCCGCCAGATGCCGTCATCGACATGCTGGGCGAAAATGAAACCTCGCTTGTGATAGCGGGCCATGAAAAAGAACACTGA
- a CDS encoding ABC transporter substrate-binding protein: MRHILKRTLLGAAIGAFAATASLAEIESADPLKLTLHDWSGQLINTQIMGAVLEEAGYNVEYVQADYIAQFAGLKTGDLTLAMEIWATTGQEALDEAVGTGKVENVGETGLQAIEEWWYPLYMKERCPGLPDWKALQACAGEFATPETAPKGRYVGGPVTWGGFDDERVEALGLEFEVVHAGTDAALFAELESAYQRQAPVILWVYVPHWAPAKYEGEFVEFPPYSADCYSDPSVGVNPDKAYDCGKPRGPIWKAAWAGMKDKWPGAYEIVSTYSLTNEEMSAMVGEVDLDGKSVEEVVNAWMDANELRWKSWINQ, encoded by the coding sequence ATGAGGCATATACTGAAACGCACCCTATTGGGTGCCGCTATTGGCGCATTTGCCGCCACAGCTTCGCTTGCAGAGATCGAATCTGCCGACCCGTTAAAACTGACGCTGCATGACTGGTCCGGCCAGTTGATCAACACCCAGATCATGGGCGCCGTGCTGGAAGAGGCAGGTTATAACGTCGAATATGTGCAGGCCGATTACATCGCGCAATTCGCGGGCCTGAAAACCGGTGATCTGACGCTGGCGATGGAAATCTGGGCCACCACCGGCCAAGAGGCGCTGGACGAGGCGGTCGGCACGGGCAAGGTGGAAAACGTCGGCGAAACCGGCCTGCAAGCGATCGAGGAATGGTGGTATCCGCTATACATGAAAGAACGCTGCCCCGGTCTGCCCGACTGGAAGGCATTGCAGGCCTGCGCCGGTGAATTCGCCACGCCCGAAACCGCGCCAAAGGGACGATATGTCGGCGGGCCGGTCACTTGGGGCGGGTTTGATGACGAACGGGTCGAGGCCTTGGGGCTGGAATTTGAAGTGGTCCACGCGGGCACGGATGCGGCGCTGTTTGCTGAACTGGAAAGCGCCTATCAGCGGCAAGCGCCTGTCATTCTGTGGGTCTATGTTCCGCATTGGGCACCGGCAAAATACGAGGGTGAGTTTGTGGAGTTTCCCCCTTATTCGGCCGATTGCTATTCGGATCCGTCTGTCGGTGTGAACCCCGACAAGGCCTATGATTGCGGTAAGCCGCGCGGCCCGATCTGGAAGGCCGCATGGGCGGGCATGAAAGACAAATGGCCTGGCGCGTATGAAATCGTCAGTACATATAGCCTGACCAACGAAGAGATGAGCGCGATGGTTGGCGAAGTCGATCTGGACGGCAAATCTGTAGAAGAGGTTGTGAACGCATGGATGGATGCAAACGAACTTCGCTGGAAAAGCTGGATTAATCAATAA
- a CDS encoding quaternary amine ABC transporter ATP-binding protein: protein MTQPAKLVCKHLWKLYGPVPQQMMDTQYFPPTDSELEKFGVIGAVKHASLEIRAGEIFVIMGLSGSGKSTLVRLLSGLIEPTVGEIFIDGQDMLKMSERELIELRRHKMGMVFQHFALLPHLTVLQNVAFPLSIQGQAKAVAGARALEVIELVGLKGREGYFPRELSGGQQQRVGIARSLAVEPEIWFLDEPFSALDPLIRREMQDEFLRLQGMLKKTIVFITHDFDEAIRLADRIAIMKDGHIIQIATPEELVLNPADDYVQEFTRHVPRDKVLSVGAVMDAGADGGGDGIPAHTKIAKVASQVVAAGKPLKVIDDTGKPVGAIDAQRVIDVLVGNGA, encoded by the coding sequence ATGACCCAACCCGCAAAACTTGTCTGCAAACATCTGTGGAAATTATATGGTCCCGTTCCACAGCAAATGATGGACACACAATATTTTCCACCTACAGATAGTGAATTGGAAAAATTCGGGGTCATCGGGGCAGTCAAGCACGCATCTCTGGAAATACGTGCGGGTGAGATTTTTGTCATCATGGGGTTATCAGGATCCGGTAAATCCACGCTGGTGCGCTTGCTTTCGGGGCTGATCGAACCCACAGTGGGCGAGATTTTCATCGACGGGCAGGACATGTTAAAAATGTCCGAGCGCGAACTGATTGAACTGCGCCGCCACAAGATGGGCATGGTGTTTCAGCACTTCGCCCTGTTGCCGCATCTGACCGTTTTGCAAAACGTGGCCTTTCCGCTGTCCATTCAGGGGCAAGCCAAAGCGGTCGCCGGAGCCCGCGCGCTGGAGGTGATCGAACTGGTCGGCCTGAAGGGGCGCGAAGGCTATTTCCCGCGCGAATTGTCGGGCGGGCAGCAGCAACGGGTCGGGATTGCGCGCTCTTTGGCGGTCGAGCCGGAAATCTGGTTTCTGGACGAGCCGTTCTCGGCACTGGACCCGCTGATCCGTCGCGAAATGCAGGACGAATTTTTGCGCCTGCAGGGGATGCTGAAGAAAACCATCGTGTTTATCACCCATGATTTTGACGAGGCAATCCGGCTTGCCGACCGTATCGCGATCATGAAGGACGGTCATATCATCCAGATCGCCACACCCGAGGAACTGGTGCTGAATCCGGCCGATGATTACGTTCAGGAATTCACCCGCCATGTGCCGCGCGACAAGGTGCTGAGCGTGGGCGCGGTGATGGATGCGGGGGCCGATGGCGGGGGCGACGGTATTCCGGCCCATACAAAGATTGCCAAAGTGGCCTCGCAGGTGGTTGCGGCGGGCAAGCCATTGAAAGTGATTGATGATACCGGCAAACCCGTCGGTGCGATTGATGCGCAACGGGTGATTGATGTGCTGGTGGGGAACGGGGCCTGA